A genomic region of Gemmata massiliana contains the following coding sequences:
- a CDS encoding M48 family metallopeptidase has protein sequence MPILLVFVLIAACLPVEWPLPPFAPERRVALALTGGSVALVLALAFTLRVWVVRTLRLDPARRYEVARTYNWWRRTLFFLNIGTVAACVLVFGWGWLVWRETLVFWNDAAQMAPFAELAVPLPYFVILLGCWFIYYDAERALHRVLHLGDRPYWSRSAYLLHNLRQFALLVALPVVLIVTQQTLNRYAPEMSRTTLYKVASLAVVPCIILFMPLVMKPLLGLRSMPAGPTRDRFEALAKRLNFRCADFLLWHTHGAAINAFITGLVPRVRYVVFTDRILEDIPPDELDGVLGHEIGHAKHGHLWLYAVFLALSLSVLAALTLYLDQYVNTATSEELVRLRGWLVGAKTWMLLPPVVLIAAYLFVVFGALSRRCERQADLYGCKTISCANPACTEHDEKTVYPPGGNCLCPTGIRTFARALDRVRELNGMECDSGGRFTLRRVLRSVWGWVRAWQHGPISRRISYLLDLANGLVDERRFQRRLFAFKCVLMLSLAAALVALGEAVGWKDLFDAL, from the coding sequence ATGCCGATACTTCTGGTGTTCGTACTCATCGCCGCGTGCCTCCCGGTTGAATGGCCGCTCCCGCCCTTCGCTCCCGAGCGCCGGGTCGCGCTCGCGCTGACCGGTGGCTCCGTGGCGCTCGTTTTGGCGCTCGCGTTCACGCTCCGCGTTTGGGTCGTGCGCACGCTCCGGCTCGACCCGGCCCGTCGGTACGAGGTCGCGCGAACGTACAACTGGTGGCGCCGAACACTGTTCTTCCTGAACATCGGAACGGTCGCCGCGTGCGTGCTCGTGTTCGGTTGGGGGTGGCTCGTCTGGCGCGAGACGCTCGTCTTCTGGAATGACGCCGCGCAAATGGCCCCCTTTGCTGAACTTGCGGTGCCGCTCCCCTATTTCGTCATTCTCCTGGGGTGCTGGTTCATCTACTACGACGCCGAACGCGCTCTGCACCGTGTGCTGCACCTCGGGGACCGCCCGTACTGGTCCCGGTCCGCGTACCTGCTCCACAACCTGCGGCAGTTCGCGCTCCTGGTAGCGTTGCCCGTCGTACTGATCGTGACGCAGCAGACGCTCAACCGGTACGCGCCGGAGATGTCGCGGACCACGCTTTACAAGGTCGCGTCGCTGGCGGTGGTGCCGTGCATCATCCTGTTCATGCCGCTTGTGATGAAGCCGCTCTTGGGGCTGCGGTCGATGCCCGCGGGTCCGACGCGGGACCGGTTCGAGGCGCTGGCGAAGCGGCTCAACTTCCGCTGTGCGGACTTCCTGTTGTGGCACACGCACGGGGCCGCGATAAACGCCTTTATTACCGGGCTGGTGCCTCGCGTGCGGTACGTCGTGTTTACCGATCGCATTCTGGAAGACATACCGCCAGACGAACTGGACGGCGTACTCGGACACGAGATCGGGCACGCGAAGCACGGCCACCTCTGGCTGTACGCGGTGTTTCTCGCACTGAGTCTGTCGGTGCTAGCGGCGCTGACGCTGTACCTCGACCAGTACGTTAACACGGCCACGTCCGAGGAGTTGGTGCGATTGCGGGGCTGGCTCGTGGGCGCCAAAACGTGGATGCTGCTGCCACCGGTCGTGCTGATCGCGGCGTACCTCTTTGTGGTGTTCGGGGCACTGTCGCGGCGCTGCGAGCGGCAGGCCGATTTGTACGGGTGCAAAACGATTTCCTGCGCGAACCCGGCGTGTACCGAGCACGACGAGAAGACCGTCTACCCGCCGGGCGGTAACTGCTTGTGCCCGACCGGTATCAGAACTTTCGCTCGCGCCCTCGATCGCGTGCGCGAGCTGAACGGCATGGAGTGCGACTCGGGCGGCCGGTTCACCCTGCGCCGGGTGCTGCGATCCGTGTGGGGTTGGGTGCGCGCCTGGCAGCACGGCCCGATATCCCGGCGCATCTCGTACCTGTTGGATCTCGCCAACGGGTTGGTCGACGAGCGCCGGTTCCAGCGCCGGCTGTTCGCGTTCAAGTGTGTGCTGATGTTATCCCTGGCCGCGGCGCTCGTCGCTTTGGGCGAAGCCGTCGGGTGGAAAGATCTGTTCGATGCGTTGTAG
- a CDS encoding thioredoxin-like domain-containing protein codes for MSDTPPPADAAPVVTATPPAPRTKFAWPWAVALALGCGVVYLTFEAVAGRAESTPPIESQSKKNLDIAPLKTSEPVAFRADDKDKDKKDEKKKVAAPELEGGSAWLNSGGPLTLKKDLKGKIVILDFWTLCCINCIHIMPDLAKLEKKYPNELVVIGVHSPKFENEKATASIRKAVLRYQIEHPVINDADHAIWNKYEVEAWPTLVVIDPEGNLVGYASGEGNYEILDTVISKLIDEHKKKKTLNEKPIRFDLARFRESGDTPLFFPGKVVADEKGKRLFIADSTHHRLVVTDLEGNKIAVIGTGTPGKTDGAFDKAQFDDPQGMVVRGDTVFVADRKNHLIREVDLKAKTVTTIAGTGDQDHEVDNRRLTSAVPAKQVGLNSPWDLALDGDKLYIAMAGHHQIWLLDLKEKSLAPYAGNGRETIGDGALRRAMFAQPSGLVSDGKNLFVADSEISALRKVPLDPEGKVETLVGRGLFTFGDVDGPGQVADDPLMMKTEARLQHALGVTYADGKLFVADTYNSKIKVFDLKTGDLKTFVGGNPIGWFGPTTFNEPAGISFAGGKLFVADTNAHRIRVVDVATKAVTTLQLKGVEPPAVAREIKSDEPKK; via the coding sequence ATGAGCGACACCCCGCCCCCGGCCGACGCTGCGCCTGTTGTCACCGCCACACCGCCCGCCCCCAGAACCAAGTTCGCGTGGCCGTGGGCCGTCGCGCTGGCGCTCGGGTGCGGCGTGGTGTACCTCACGTTCGAGGCGGTGGCCGGGCGCGCGGAATCGACCCCGCCTATTGAGTCGCAGAGCAAGAAGAACCTGGATATTGCTCCTCTCAAGACCTCGGAACCGGTCGCGTTCCGCGCCGACGACAAAGACAAGGACAAGAAGGACGAAAAGAAGAAGGTCGCGGCCCCGGAACTCGAGGGGGGCAGCGCGTGGTTGAATAGCGGCGGCCCGCTCACGCTCAAGAAGGATCTGAAGGGCAAGATTGTTATTCTCGACTTCTGGACGCTGTGCTGCATCAACTGCATTCACATCATGCCGGACCTCGCGAAACTCGAAAAGAAGTACCCGAACGAACTGGTGGTGATCGGGGTCCACTCGCCGAAGTTCGAGAACGAAAAGGCGACCGCGAGCATCCGCAAAGCGGTCCTGCGGTACCAGATCGAGCACCCCGTCATCAACGACGCGGACCACGCGATCTGGAACAAGTACGAGGTGGAGGCGTGGCCGACGCTCGTGGTCATCGACCCGGAAGGTAATCTCGTCGGGTACGCCTCGGGGGAGGGGAACTACGAGATTCTCGACACCGTCATTTCGAAGCTGATCGACGAGCACAAGAAGAAAAAAACGCTCAACGAGAAGCCGATCCGGTTCGACCTCGCGCGGTTCCGCGAGAGCGGCGACACCCCGCTGTTCTTCCCGGGTAAGGTCGTTGCGGACGAGAAGGGCAAGCGCCTGTTCATCGCAGACAGCACGCACCACCGGCTCGTCGTGACCGACCTGGAGGGCAACAAGATCGCGGTGATCGGCACCGGGACGCCGGGCAAGACCGACGGCGCGTTCGATAAAGCACAATTCGACGACCCGCAGGGGATGGTGGTTCGCGGCGACACGGTGTTCGTGGCCGACCGCAAGAACCACCTCATCCGCGAAGTCGATCTGAAGGCGAAAACGGTCACCACGATTGCGGGGACCGGCGATCAGGACCACGAAGTCGATAACCGCCGGCTCACCAGTGCGGTGCCCGCGAAGCAAGTTGGGTTGAACAGCCCGTGGGACCTGGCGCTGGACGGGGACAAGCTCTACATCGCGATGGCCGGGCACCACCAGATTTGGTTACTGGATCTGAAAGAGAAGAGCCTCGCCCCCTACGCGGGTAACGGGCGCGAGACGATCGGCGACGGGGCGCTGCGCCGGGCCATGTTCGCGCAACCGAGCGGTCTGGTGAGCGACGGCAAAAACTTGTTCGTTGCGGACAGCGAAATCAGCGCGCTGCGTAAGGTGCCTCTCGACCCCGAGGGCAAGGTGGAAACACTCGTCGGGCGCGGGTTGTTCACGTTCGGCGACGTGGACGGACCGGGGCAGGTGGCCGACGACCCGCTCATGATGAAGACCGAGGCCCGGCTCCAGCACGCACTCGGTGTGACCTACGCGGACGGTAAACTGTTCGTGGCGGACACTTACAACAGCAAGATCAAGGTCTTCGACCTGAAAACCGGTGACCTGAAGACGTTCGTTGGCGGGAACCCGATCGGCTGGTTCGGGCCGACGACGTTCAACGAACCGGCCGGTATCAGCTTCGCGGGCGGCAAGTTGTTCGTGGCGGACACGAACGCGCACCGCATCCGGGTCGTGGACGTGGCGACGAAAGCCGTGACCACGCTGCAACTGAAGGGCGTCGAACCTCCCGCGGTGGCGCGGGAGATCAAGTCAGACGAGCCGAAAAAGTGA
- a CDS encoding protein-disulfide reductase DsbD family protein: MPRSALLPALFVLCCIAAPAGAQFGEEPLAKDPLATSKGLPKKFAKLASVEFVVEPAKAKRGETVTARLKVTLKEGGGGYTYPFFPADTKQLGKNDLAAPLPVGDLVFIGTVADPPNPDTKQRDDAPSGVMDQIYKHLAVWEFKAVVSPNAKAGKSTVSLGKYTRLQVCDATNCYPARGDELPAATFEVLDGESDKIKPADLEEARKILNLPPPKPSAPDRGSVGALPPAPSGSANKAEVRKSAKPLDQYTDELRVIATNVLPPEEGSDFGGIKQTGLWAFIATAALWGLISLVTPCVFPMIPITVSIFLKQAHGSFGERLKLAGVYCLTIISVLGLSAFALLKFMAWLSAHPVTNVLLATLFLVLALSLFGMYELTLPNALQKRLQAKQSKGGVIGTVFGALAFTVISFTCVAPFLGGFAGISAGNEGSGSLIAVPTAKEIAGGLAFATAFAAPFFVLALVPGLMKALPKSGGWLDSVKAVMGFLELAAALKFLRTAELRVFPTTQYFTYDLVLGAWVAISAACGLYLLNVFRLPHDEEKPNIGVPRLLFALLFLGLALYLTPALFKGHDGKNQRPAGVVYAWVEAFLLPDPEEWPTDLNVAIEASKKSGKPVFVDFTGKTCTNCRYNEREVFSRPEFHSLFDQFELVQLYTDEVPSKAYATDPGHSARIEEADVNGRFLTAVFKDNTLPTYAVMITQPDGKVKVFKYPEGKINHPDQFATFLKDSLEKAKK; this comes from the coding sequence ATGCCACGCTCCGCCCTTCTGCCCGCCCTGTTCGTTCTGTGTTGTATCGCCGCGCCTGCCGGTGCCCAATTCGGGGAAGAACCGCTCGCGAAAGACCCACTGGCTACCTCGAAGGGCTTGCCCAAGAAATTCGCTAAGCTCGCGAGCGTGGAGTTCGTGGTCGAACCGGCCAAAGCGAAGCGCGGTGAAACAGTAACGGCTCGGTTGAAGGTGACTTTGAAGGAGGGGGGCGGTGGGTACACGTACCCGTTCTTCCCGGCCGATACCAAACAGCTAGGCAAGAACGATTTGGCCGCGCCACTTCCGGTGGGCGATCTCGTTTTTATCGGGACCGTCGCTGACCCGCCGAACCCCGACACCAAGCAGCGGGACGACGCCCCTTCGGGCGTTATGGACCAAATCTATAAGCACCTCGCGGTCTGGGAATTCAAGGCGGTCGTGTCTCCGAACGCGAAGGCCGGTAAGAGCACAGTCTCGCTCGGAAAATACACTCGCCTCCAGGTGTGCGATGCGACCAACTGTTACCCCGCTCGGGGGGACGAGTTGCCCGCCGCGACGTTCGAGGTGCTCGACGGCGAATCCGACAAGATCAAACCGGCGGACCTTGAGGAAGCTCGAAAAATTCTGAACCTTCCGCCGCCGAAGCCGTCGGCGCCCGACCGCGGGAGTGTTGGGGCGCTCCCACCGGCCCCCAGCGGTAGCGCGAACAAGGCCGAGGTACGAAAATCCGCCAAACCATTGGATCAGTACACCGACGAACTCCGCGTGATCGCGACGAACGTGTTGCCGCCCGAAGAGGGGAGCGATTTTGGCGGGATCAAGCAGACAGGGCTTTGGGCGTTCATCGCCACCGCGGCGCTGTGGGGGCTGATTTCCCTCGTCACGCCGTGCGTCTTCCCGATGATTCCCATCACGGTCAGTATTTTCTTGAAGCAAGCTCACGGTTCGTTCGGTGAGCGTCTGAAACTGGCCGGGGTGTACTGCCTCACCATCATCTCGGTTCTGGGACTCTCGGCGTTCGCGCTGCTGAAATTCATGGCGTGGCTCAGCGCGCACCCGGTGACGAACGTGCTCCTCGCGACGCTGTTCTTGGTGCTCGCTTTGAGCTTGTTCGGCATGTACGAACTCACTTTGCCGAACGCCCTCCAGAAGCGGTTGCAGGCGAAGCAATCGAAGGGCGGCGTGATCGGTACGGTCTTCGGTGCCTTGGCGTTTACGGTCATCAGCTTCACGTGTGTCGCCCCGTTCCTCGGTGGGTTCGCGGGTATCTCGGCCGGCAACGAAGGGAGCGGCAGCCTGATCGCCGTGCCCACGGCGAAGGAGATCGCGGGCGGGTTGGCGTTCGCCACCGCGTTCGCGGCCCCGTTCTTCGTGCTGGCGCTCGTGCCGGGGCTGATGAAGGCGCTGCCCAAGTCCGGTGGCTGGCTCGACAGTGTGAAGGCGGTGATGGGGTTCCTGGAACTGGCCGCGGCGCTCAAATTCCTTCGCACCGCTGAGCTGCGTGTGTTCCCGACAACGCAGTATTTCACTTACGATCTGGTGTTGGGGGCGTGGGTCGCGATCAGCGCGGCGTGTGGACTGTACCTGCTCAACGTGTTCCGGTTGCCGCACGACGAAGAGAAGCCAAACATCGGTGTCCCGCGCTTACTCTTTGCGCTGCTGTTTTTGGGACTGGCACTTTACCTGACACCGGCACTGTTCAAGGGGCACGACGGCAAAAATCAGCGCCCTGCCGGGGTCGTGTACGCCTGGGTTGAGGCGTTTTTGCTGCCGGACCCCGAAGAATGGCCAACTGACCTGAACGTCGCGATCGAGGCTTCCAAGAAGAGCGGAAAACCGGTGTTCGTCGACTTCACGGGCAAAACGTGTACGAACTGCCGGTACAACGAGCGGGAGGTGTTCTCGCGACCGGAGTTCCATTCGCTGTTCGACCAGTTCGAGTTGGTACAGCTCTACACCGACGAGGTGCCGTCAAAGGCCTACGCCACCGATCCCGGGCACTCCGCGCGCATCGAGGAAGCGGACGTGAACGGTCGATTCCTGACCGCGGTGTTTAAGGACAACACACTGCCAACATACGCGGTGATGATTACGCAACCGGACGGCAAAGTGAAAGTGTTCAAGTACCCCGAAGGAAAGATCAATCACCCCGATCAGTTCGCGACGTTCCTGAAAGATTCGTTGGAGAAGGCGAAGAAGTAA